DNA from Campylobacter concisus:
GTAGCTCCCATGCACTTGTGAGCTTTTGTCGTTTAGTATTGTTTGAGAAAAGTCGTTATTTACAAGCTCGTCATAGTCCTTTTCTGCTTTTACATAAATTTGCTCTTTATTTTTTAAATTTGATAAAGTGATCTCGTTTATACCAGTCTCATTTGCACCGATTGTCTTTGAGCTAAGAGATGTTTGGTGATAGTTACTATCTACATTTACAAGTGGCGTATTTGAAGCATTATATAGGCTACCGCTTACTACTGGGTTGTCTATGTCATTTTGTAAAAACGAGATGATAACCTCATCGCCGATCCTTGGTATGGCAAAAAATCCTGAGCTATTGCTAGCAATAGGCGTTATAACTCTTAGATAAGCACTCTTGTGATAGCTTGCGTTGATGGCATCGTCTTTATCGATTATCTCTTGCGTACTAAAAGCATTTAACCTCACCTTTACCCTACCATAGCTATCAGTATGGATCGTGTTATTTTGGCTGTTTAGTCCATCTTGACCTACTACAAGACCTAGCGTGATATCTGGTGCTTTTGGCTTTTGCTTGTAGCTTGGGATAAATTTTACACTACTTGGAATGATGCTTATCTCGTTTGTGTATGAGCTTATAAATTTTTTATCTTTAAATGGGACATTATCGCCTAAATTTAAAGTATTTTCTAAAACGCTCTCATCAATATAAGTATGCTTTAAAGCTATTATTTTAAACTCATATTCGCCCTTGCTAGCATCAATAGCTACCGAGATATTATCATTTAAATTTAGTGCAAATACATTTGAGCTAGCGGTAAATTCTTTTAAAAGCATATCGCTTCTTAGTTTTTTAAGATAGGTACTAACTTCAAGCAAACTAGTGTCGCTAAATGAATACTCATCTAAATTTATATGCTTATCATAGATATTTACCTGCTCGTCAAATATCTTTTCATTTTTACTCTCCAGCACATTTGGATAAGCTGTATTTTGAAAAGAGTGCGTAAAGCTATTTGCTTTTAGCGTCTCGCTCTTTGTTATTTTATTTATGTGTTCGGTTGCTAGATTATTATTCAAATTTACATTAAAGCTTACTTTTCTAGCTTCCTTGCCACTGCTTGTATCGCTTGAAGTAAAATTTTCATTTTGATTGCTATAAGCTAGTATAAATGTATCATGAAAATAAATTTTTTCATTGTCTTCATAAAAATATATACCACTATCATGACAAATCCTTGTTATGAAAGCTAGGTCACTCTCATTGTACTGGGCTATAAATTCTCTCTTGTTGTAGTTATTTTTGATATTTGAGAAGTCTAGCTCTTTGGTTAGTCTTTGTTTATTAAAAGCCAAAATATCTTTTACTACTTCTAAAATGCTCTGGTCTGTATAAATTCTGTTTGCTCTATTTATGCTTAGTCTATATAGTGGTGAAGTTAGCTTGAATTTAAAGAAGTATTTTTTATCTATATTTGTACTAGTCTCATCATCTACTCCAAGATACTCTACATCGCTTACTATTCCACTAAAGTGCATATCGTTTGAGCTACCATCTGGGACGATATTTTTATTTGTTGAAGACGGCCTTTTTATGCTTAGCTTTATACTTTTATCAAGATATTTATATATGCTTGAGTAGCTTTTATCGTTATTGTAGATGGTGTCTAAATTTTCATAAAGCGGGTTTTTCACCAAATTTATATAGGCAAAGCACTCTATGCTAAATATACTTTCTAAATTTTCATAAATATCTGCACGTGTAACGATAAATTTATCGTTTGACTCGTTTGCTATCTGAAGAGTCGAGAAAGTATCGTTAGATACGCCGTAGTCCACAAGGCCGTCTGTTGCCACCGAGTTGCCAGATGCTAGCATGACAGGCTTGGTTAGTGATGATGTTGGTGATGTTAAATTTTTGTCCATTTGTTGCTCTTTCAATCTTTTTTCGTTTTCTTCTTCTCTAAGTTTTTTAAAGTATTTCTTTTCTGGTTCTTTAATATTATAAAATCTATTAACTTCTTCTTCTATTCCACCACGTTCAGCTTCTTTGTTTATTTTTTCTTTAAGATTGGCATCTTTATCTATATAATTTTTGGCGGCATCTGCATTTCCTTTAAAAATCTCTCCAATAATTGGTATTTTTGAGAAAGGATAAGTAAAGGCATCAATAGCATTTTGTGAGTTAGTAAATTTATTATTTTCTTCATTAAAATTTTTTAATTCTGTATTATCATTTTTTATATCAAGTTTCTTTTTGCTAGTGTTAAAAAAATCCATCATCTTTTCTCACTTTCCAAAAGCTTGTCTAAATCTTTTTCATCTCCTACTATCTTTAATATAACTCTCAAATAACCATAATAATAAGGATCTTGCCCATGATCTAATAGTTTTTTGATTAATTTAAATTTTTCCTCTTTAAATTCTTTATATTTTGGTGTTTTTATAAATTCTAATAGCTCAGGGCTTGCTTTTTTGTCTTTTATGCCAACACTGTTTTCTCTAAAAAAGACTAGGAATTCTGTTGCTATAATTGCAGTTAGCCATTTGTCTGGCGTAATATCTTTATTCAAAAGTAAGTCAAACGTTTTAGTCTTATTATTTTCATAAGCAGCATCTAGTAAATTGGAGCCATCATTAGCGAAACTTGGGACTATATTAGCATCACACCCAAGCTCATCTATGTAATATTCTATACATTTAGCAGTATTTTCATCAGTCGTATTTTTATCAAAAATCATAGCAAACATATTTAAACAATTTGCCTCGTGTGAATATAAAGATGTTATGAGAAATATGATTATTGCCAATTGCTTCATTGCACTAATTCCTTTTTAGTTCCATTATTTAATAAATTATCTAAATCTTTTTCATCATTTAAAATTTTTAAAATAGATTTTAAAGTAGAATAATCTTTCGGATCCTGTCCATAATCTAATAGTTTTTTGATTAATTTGAATTTCTCTTCTTTAAATTCTTTATATTTCTGAGTTTTTATAAATTCTAGTAGCTCCTTGCTAGGTGTTTTACTCTCAAATCCAACTCCATTATCTTGAAAAAAGAATAAAAATTCTGATCCCATAGAAAAAGCTAATCTACCATTTGGCTTTGTGCCTTTATCTAGAAGGTTATCAAAAGTCTTAAATTTTTTCATTAAAAAGGCGATTTCTAATAAATTTGGCTCATATCTAAGTTTATTACTTTTAAAAGTTATATTCGCATCACAATTAAACTTGTCTATATAGTAATCTATGATTTTAGTGGTATTTTCATCACTTACATTTTTATCAAATATAACAGCGAACATATCCGTACAATTTGCTTCGTGTGAATATAAAGATGTTATGAGAAATATGATTATAGCTAGGTGTTTCATATCGCATTTCACATATCATATTAATTTAAAAGATAAAGATAAAAAGGGCTCATCTGTGTCCTTCTAGCTAGAAGATGATTTTATTAACCCTAGGGGTAAACCCTAGGTTGGTTTTAAGCTTTTTTAGTAGCTTCTCTCCAGTCGTCGCTTCCGCTTGTGCCTGCAGCTACGTGTTCCCAAACTATCTTTCTATAGTTCATTGAAACTTTGAAAAGCTCTGTTTTGTCGCTGTTTAGCTTGTCTTGAGCATTTGGACTTACTAGAGTAATATCTGTTATAGTTGCATCTTCTAGTTTTGTAGTGAAGAAATGCTCCGCACCACCACTAGTTGATGTTCTATACCAATAGATCTCAACCTCTGGAAGTCTTTCACCTTGTGTTAAAGCATTGTAAAGAAGTGGAACAGCTTTATTTAGTGATGTAGTAAAACTAAATGGCTTATGGACTCTTTGACCTGATGGTTGGCCACTTTGTGGATCAGTTGGAACTGTTACTATATGAGAAACCTCTTGAGCCATGATCTCATCTTCGTGACCTGACTGATAGCGATTACCTATACTAGCTTCTGTTGAAGCACCACTTGAAATAAGTCCTTGTGTAGAACCTTTCACTTTAATATACACTGGTTGTGACATATTTACTCCTATTAAAAAGTTTGGATTATTCTATCTTTTATTTACTTTCTGTTTTATTAAAAACATTACTTTTTTAACATATAGCTTTGAAGAGCTTTATGCAATAGATAATTAAACGCTTCCTTATCTTCCTTGGTACTTTTTAGCACAGCTCCTGAAAGATATTTAAAAAATGAGTTATTCTCGACTATATCATACATTTGACTATATAGCTCTTTGCATATAAGCTTAACCAAAACAGTATTTATTAGTTCTGTCGAGTCACTAAGAGGAAGAGTTTTCATGATTGTTTCCATATCTTTTGTATTTAAAGTCCTAGTCTGCTCACTTATAGGGCTCATATTTGGTTGCAATTTTATACTCTCAACTATCTTTGTCAAAAGCTCATCCATGCTTTTTGCAGTAAGCATATTTTGATTATTTGCATTTTCTTCTTCATCAAAATTTTGAGCTATCTCATTTAAATTTAAAACTGCATCGTGCGCATTTTCATTTAAAGTGATATCTTTTTTATCATTTATTAATGAGTTTATCTTTGGCTCTTCTTTAAAATCAACATTTGAAATTTTACCAACTGGCTCAAAACGTTTATCATCAAGCTTGTCAAAATTTTTCGTATTTTCTATTATCTTATGGGCTTTTCCTATATATTCATCAATCCTAGAAGGGTCTATAAATATAAATTTTAACTCCCCCATCCTAAAGACATCGCCCAAATTTATGACGCTCTCATAGTCATCTGGAAGCTTTGAATATGAATCACTATAAAAAATTTCACAATCTTTATAGCCACAAATTGTGAAAACCCCCTCTTCAAATCCAACATGAGCGTGTTTTGGTGCGATTGAATCACTCATATCATTACAAGAAAATTTTGTAGTGTCTAGTGAGCCTATATCACCGCCATTTTCATCAAAAATGATAAATTGAGCTGAAAAGCTTGACGCTTTATCGTAATTTTGTATAACTGCTGCTATTTGTTGCATATTTTATCCTTAATAAAGCATCTTCTTTGGTAAATTTATCGTTGGTATGATATCCATAAGCTCTAAAAGCTCTCCTCCATTTGGTGTTACTTCAAAGCCAAAATACGAATCTCTTCTACCATCAAAATTAAGTGTACTAACGCCAACGCTACTAAAATTTGAAGCTTTTAATATCTTATACCAGCCCCACTCTCCATCAAAGCTTAGCTCTTTTCTCTCGCTTCCAGTGCTTGAAACTGCATTGAATTTAAACTGTGTTGATATATCAAAATTTTTGCTTGAAACTATCAAATTTGAGGCAATTGTATGATCATAAGTCAAAGAGTTATTAGAATAACTAATATTTATATGGCTAAAATTTGCTGATAAGTCGACAGCTTTTAAATTATAATTTAATTTTAGCTCATCATTTGAATCAAGCATTAAATTTGAAATTCTGTCTATATAGGCAATATTTTTAAGGAAATCCCTACTAAATCTTAGCTCTTTTGCGTATTTTGGTCTTATTTTATAACCATCGGCAGTTTTGCTTAAGATTTGTTTTAGATATCTATCATAAAAGCTATTCCAAGTTCCGTTTTTGCCAAAGAATCTTTTAAATTCTTCTATACTGACAGCCTTCGGAGATTGTTCGTTAAATGGATAAAATGGTTTGATAAGACTTTCAAAATCATCAAAAACATCATCTCTATATGCTGTTGATAAAAGCGCTGAAGCGCCATTTTCTACTTGTTTCCACGCAAGTGTCGATAACTTTTGATAATATTCATTTAACTCATCTGGAAGCTTCTTAGCATCATTATTTAAGACAATGAATGGGTCGTTTTCATTTTTTATACCATTTATTGCATAAACTATTTTATCATCGTTGCTTTGAAGCATTTCGAAGTTATAGTCACTAACTTTTTTATAAACGCTTGTTACATCATTGCTTATAATATCTAGCAAGTCATTAGAATTTAACGCATGATAGTTAGTAAATTTAGCACTAAAATCACTGAAAACACGCTTTATCTCACTTGAAGCAAATCCTAGAGAATAGATATATTTTAGTAAATTCTCATCATTTAAATTTGTATTTTGATTAGTTAATTTTATTAAAGAATTTAAAGGATTTTCTCTCTTTGACAAGATGTCGAGCTCTTCTATGACCTCTTTTTTTGTGGTAAATTCATTTGGTTCTATTTCTCTTAAAATTTGGCTCCACTTATCAGCATAATTTTGCAAATAAAGCTCTATTACAGCAATACTTAACTCTTTCTTATCATTTGAGCTAATATCTTTTAAAGAAGAATTTGTCTCCATTAGCCAAGATTCTATTCCAGCTGTTTGATCTATGTTTGAGCTAAGCTTTGATAAGAAATCTCTTAAATTTTCTTTTGTATAAATTTTATTAAATGGCTTAAATGCTTCTTTCTCTTGGACTACTGTGTATAAATTTTCAATATCTTTTTTAATATCATAAAAAGATTTATCGTCTTTAAATGATATGAACTCAAGTATATAGTAGAGTCTTTGTGCTCTTTGAACGGGTGATAGCCTCGTATTTGCTATACTTTGAGCAACTGTGTCCGCAGTTATGTTTAAATTTTCTGCCTTTAAAATAGCCTCAATATGAGCTAAGAATTCATCTTTTGCAACGCCATATTTTTCAAATTTATCCCAGTTTGTGCTAATCCAAATTTTAAATAAATCCACATTTGTGTAATCTTTATCAAAGAGTGAATCATACATATAAAATGCTTTTATTAGCTTATCTGGATCAATTTCATTTTTTAGTATATTTTCCATTTCAGTTAAAACTGTATTTTTGAAAAAATCAGCATTTAAATCATAGTAAAGTGCTTTAACTGGAGTGAAGCCTTTATACGAAGTATCTAGTGTTATATACTCAAATTTAGTATCACCACTAAAGATTCTTGGATAGTCATTTAGACTTTGTTTTAGTAAATTTAGAAGCTCAATCTTTTGTGTTGGAGAGAGATCCTTGTATTTTTTACCATCAAGGTATGAAGAAATTTTATTTGCATTATTTATAGCATTTTGCTCTTTTATATTTTTAGTATCTAGAATAAAACTAGAACCCAAATATACTCCGGCACAAAGTATGGCTACTAAAATAAAATTTGCAAATTTTGTAAATCTATTTTGAGCACTAAATTTATTTAAGTTGGCTTTAAAAGCTATCTCTTTTAAAAATGATTTTACAAAATAGCTTTGTTTACTATAGTTATTTACTGCTCTTAAAAGTGGTTTTTTGATGTTATATCTATCGCAAATAGTGTTTGTAAGGTAGTTTATAGGTATATTTTCTTGATAAGCACTAACGAAATAAATTCCATTTATGGTTGAGCTATTTTTAAGTGCATTTTGAGAGCTTAGCTTTGTTACAAAATCTTTCACTAAAGCAAAAAAATTATCAAGTTGTTTTAAAAAGAGATATGAACGTTTTTTATCTTCCAATAAATGCGAAATCGAGTTCTTACTCATGAGATGTTTAAATAGTGACTCGCTTAGGTTTTTTAGTTCAGTTTCTAGTGATTGTTTTGAGAAATTTGGATCTAAGTTTATTCCTAGAGCCTTATTTGCCACATCTTCATTGAAAAGCCTAAAATAATCTCCCATACCATCTATTAAGTCAAGCTTGCTAAAAACAATATAAATAGGAAATTTAGTCTTTAGATGTTTCTCGCAGTCATTAACCCTTTTTATCATATATCTAATTAATTCATCAAAATATTCTTGAGTGCCTTCGAGGAATTTTTTAGTGTCTATGATTAAAACCGCGCCACTTAATCTAGCGTTAAAATCATTTCGTTTTAAAAAGTGTAAAAATTCACTCCAGATACTTTTTTTAAGCAAGTAATCCCTATTTTTATCCACATCATCTTCAGGAAGCTCTTCAGTAGCTGTTGGCTGGTACAAGCTCTCTTGTGCAAAATGTATACCCTCAGTATCTAAAAGTGCACCAAATTTTGAAATATAAAGATTAAAGTTTGTCGTACTTTTATGTATTTTTTTATAAGTATCTAAACTATCAGATAGCGGAAATTCGATATTTGAGTAGTTTATAAATGCGCTCTTTCCAGCACCTTCGTTACCCATTATCATTATTAAAGGTAATTTTTTAAAATTTATATCTTTTTTCCATGTTGTTTTGGCATCTTTCAAAGAAAGCATAAAATTTCTTTTTGCCTTACCAAAACTATCCATAGACTCTTTTTTGATCTCTTTTAGCTTGTTATTTTTTTCATCTTTTTGAGATGCTAAATAGTGCATTAATGGTTTGATTAAAACAAAAAACAAAATAACTGCCCAAAATGCAATTAATATAGTGACTCTTGAACTTATACTAGCAAAGCTATATACATCGTTAAAAGCTATAAGTGGAGCATAAAGCCAAAATAAGATGCTTAATGCAATAGAAACTACCAAAATGGTACTGTGTTTAAATCTAAAAAAGACAAAAAATCTTCTTAGGTAATCGATAAATGCCATTGATGCACATCCTTTTACAAATAAATATATTTCTTTAATGTAATAATAACAAATATTTTAGATTTTATATCTGAAAATTTAAGAGCAAAGCCTAAATTTTATAAAATTTGACATATTTTTATTACTTTTAAGCCTTGCACCAAGGCCTATTTTACTATAACTTTCATCTATCCCAAGCTTTAATTGCATCTTTGGAGAATAGTTTATTTTTATGTATAAATCAGCAACAAATTCATTGTTTGTAAACAAAATAAGAGTATCTTGAAGCTCTTTAAATTTTCTTCTTTTTGGGAAAAAATCAATAGCTTCTTCATAATCTATGCCATTTATATAAACTGCTATTTTAGTTTGTTTCTCAAAAAGCTTTTTACCAAGTATAAAATTTCTGCCCAAAGTCTTATTTTTGATACCAAGCGAATTTAAATTTGAAGGCGCTATGAAAATTTGATTTGGTAGATTTTCCAGTAAAAATAGTTTATTTTTTAAATTAAAATGACGCTGCAAGGCAAACTCGATCTCTCTTTTAGGCCTTCTTTGACTAATAATAAGCGGAGAAAATGGTAAGAATTTTTTTGCTAATTTTTTATTGCTTATGTTTAATATATCCAATAAAATCTTTGAAATTTTATCATCAAGCTCTTTTTCAAAGGATCTTGCATAATTTTTTAGACTAATGCTATCAAAGAAAAGCCAAAGCAAGTAATTATCAAAAAAGTCAAAAAATTTCTCGAAATTATTATCGCTACTCTTTGAAATTTTCTCCAAAATATAGCTTGTAAGATGCGAGCCACTTCCCAAAAGACCCATAAAATTTACGACGATTTTTACTACATCCTCTTTATTTAAGCTCTCAAGCTCATTAATCGGATAAGCAAAACTTGGGCTATTTTTTAAAAAAACATCTCTTCTATCTTGGTGCTTTAGGCAGTTTTTTACTAACTTAAAAAAAGAAGCTTGATTTAGTTCTTTGTTCATATTAATTTTTTTGTACCACCTAAAAAGTCATAATTAAGCAAAATTTTACTCTTTATACACTTTATTTTAAGCTCGCAAAATGAATTGATTGAGGCAAATTTTGATAAAAATTTAGCCAAATTTATACCTAAAGTATATACATTTCCAATACTCTCAAATTCGCTTTCATCTATATAGAATATGCATAGTAACCCTCTTTTTGCAAAGCCTTGGTCAACTCTATAAATTTGCTTCGTTTTTATATCATAAAGCGAGTTTGCAAATTTTTTAAAAAACTCATCATCTGGTGTGCTAAAGGTATTAAGAAGTGCTAAAAAAGAGCCCTTCTCTAGTATGCTTTGATAGCTAAAAGATAAGATACTAACTAGTTTCCAAAGAAGATTTCCATCTATTTTTACTCGCTTTACACTAGTTGGAATGGTTAAATTTTTAGTTGTTACACCTTGGTGGGACAAAACTCTATCTATCTCGCCAAGTTTTAGCTTGCAAGGTAAATCACCATTGCAGCAAAGTGCATCTATGCTAATGGTTTGATCTTTAGAGTCACTTTTAAAAAAGGAAATTTCTTTATAAGAGTTTAGTTTTATATCTGTTTTATTGCTGACAAAATAATAATCTTTTGCTCGCTCATCATTTAAAAATTCAAATCTCTCAAAACTTTTATAGTTTTTTAATATCCTTTTTTCATTATTACTACTATGGGCGACCACCTTATTTATTGAAACGATTTCATAAGCATCGATATTTGAGCGATCTAGAAAAATTCTATATTCGCTTCGTCTATTGTTATTCAAAATAGGCTCGGCACTCATTACAAATAAATTTATTGCAGGCGTAGCAAAAAGAGAAAAATACTCTAGCCTTGGCACATATCCACTTGGCATATCTTTTGAAAATATGAATTTAATATTAAAGCTTTTTATAGAAAAATTTTTAAGAAAGCTAAGGCCGTTTAATCGCACAAAATTTAACTTTGAAGGAAAAAATGATAGCTCTTTTAAAAGCTCAAATGCTTCAAATCCAAACTCATCACTCTTTATCAAACGCTCATCAAACTCATCTAAACTAAGTTTATCAGGGCTTAACTTTATCTCTTGATCGCTATCTTCAAAACTTATTGTAATAAATTTCAAGTAATTTTTTAGCCACATTAAGAGCGTAGAAGAGAAGTAAACATTATCTCCAAGATATAAATTTAAAAAGTCTATATCAAGTTCTTTAGTGCTAAGCTCGTCCTTTGTAACGCTTATATTTAAATTTAGAAGATAATCACTCTTATTGTTTGACATAAAAGCTTTTGTTATCTTTAATGGAAGCAAATTTATGTCAAAGATCGTTTGGAATTTGCACGTTATGCCATTGATCTTCTTTGACTCAACTATACTTCCTTTTGGTATAAATTCTCTCACCCCCGAGAAGTCATCTCTTAAGGTAAATTCTTGCATACAAACTGATGGAAAAGGATTTGTATAGCTTGGCATTAATATATTTACTAAAGACTCAGCGATTAGTGGGATATTTTCATCTAGTTCTTGCCTGATCCTCGATGTTAAAATAGCCATATTTTCTATTATACTCTCAATATCAGGATCTTTGCTTTTAGTATCTAAAAAGGGTGCTACTTTTGGAAAATTTTTAATAAAAAGGGCTCTTGTTTCATCAAGATATGCCATCTCTTTTTGAAAATAAGCTAGATTATTTTCATTATAATCCATTATAAAATCTCACAATATCTATTGTTTTTAAAAATAACTTTTAGCAAATACTCTTTGAAATTATCGTTTTTATGC
Protein-coding regions in this window:
- the tssM gene encoding type VI secretion system membrane subunit TssM codes for the protein MAFIDYLRRFFVFFRFKHSTILVVSIALSILFWLYAPLIAFNDVYSFASISSRVTILIAFWAVILFFVLIKPLMHYLASQKDEKNNKLKEIKKESMDSFGKAKRNFMLSLKDAKTTWKKDINFKKLPLIMIMGNEGAGKSAFINYSNIEFPLSDSLDTYKKIHKSTTNFNLYISKFGALLDTEGIHFAQESLYQPTATEELPEDDVDKNRDYLLKKSIWSEFLHFLKRNDFNARLSGAVLIIDTKKFLEGTQEYFDELIRYMIKRVNDCEKHLKTKFPIYIVFSKLDLIDGMGDYFRLFNEDVANKALGINLDPNFSKQSLETELKNLSESLFKHLMSKNSISHLLEDKKRSYLFLKQLDNFFALVKDFVTKLSSQNALKNSSTINGIYFVSAYQENIPINYLTNTICDRYNIKKPLLRAVNNYSKQSYFVKSFLKEIAFKANLNKFSAQNRFTKFANFILVAILCAGVYLGSSFILDTKNIKEQNAINNANKISSYLDGKKYKDLSPTQKIELLNLLKQSLNDYPRIFSGDTKFEYITLDTSYKGFTPVKALYYDLNADFFKNTVLTEMENILKNEIDPDKLIKAFYMYDSLFDKDYTNVDLFKIWISTNWDKFEKYGVAKDEFLAHIEAILKAENLNITADTVAQSIANTRLSPVQRAQRLYYILEFISFKDDKSFYDIKKDIENLYTVVQEKEAFKPFNKIYTKENLRDFLSKLSSNIDQTAGIESWLMETNSSLKDISSNDKKELSIAVIELYLQNYADKWSQILREIEPNEFTTKKEVIEELDILSKRENPLNSLIKLTNQNTNLNDENLLKYIYSLGFASSEIKRVFSDFSAKFTNYHALNSNDLLDIISNDVTSVYKKVSDYNFEMLQSNDDKIVYAINGIKNENDPFIVLNNDAKKLPDELNEYYQKLSTLAWKQVENGASALLSTAYRDDVFDDFESLIKPFYPFNEQSPKAVSIEEFKRFFGKNGTWNSFYDRYLKQILSKTADGYKIRPKYAKELRFSRDFLKNIAYIDRISNLMLDSNDELKLNYNLKAVDLSANFSHINISYSNNSLTYDHTIASNLIVSSKNFDISTQFKFNAVSSTGSERKELSFDGEWGWYKILKASNFSSVGVSTLNFDGRRDSYFGFEVTPNGGELLELMDIIPTINLPKKMLY
- the tssF gene encoding type VI secretion system baseplate subunit TssF, whose amino-acid sequence is MDYNENNLAYFQKEMAYLDETRALFIKNFPKVAPFLDTKSKDPDIESIIENMAILTSRIRQELDENIPLIAESLVNILMPSYTNPFPSVCMQEFTLRDDFSGVREFIPKGSIVESKKINGITCKFQTIFDINLLPLKITKAFMSNNKSDYLLNLNISVTKDELSTKELDIDFLNLYLGDNVYFSSTLLMWLKNYLKFITISFEDSDQEIKLSPDKLSLDEFDERLIKSDEFGFEAFELLKELSFFPSKLNFVRLNGLSFLKNFSIKSFNIKFIFSKDMPSGYVPRLEYFSLFATPAINLFVMSAEPILNNNRRSEYRIFLDRSNIDAYEIVSINKVVAHSSNNEKRILKNYKSFERFEFLNDERAKDYYFVSNKTDIKLNSYKEISFFKSDSKDQTISIDALCCNGDLPCKLKLGEIDRVLSHQGVTTKNLTIPTSVKRVKIDGNLLWKLVSILSFSYQSILEKGSFLALLNTFSTPDDEFFKKFANSLYDIKTKQIYRVDQGFAKRGLLCIFYIDESEFESIGNVYTLGINLAKFLSKFASINSFCELKIKCIKSKILLNYDFLGGTKKLI
- a CDS encoding type VI secretion system Vgr family protein: MDFFNTSKKKLDIKNDNTELKNFNEENNKFTNSQNAIDAFTYPFSKIPIIGEIFKGNADAAKNYIDKDANLKEKINKEAERGGIEEEVNRFYNIKEPEKKYFKKLREEENEKRLKEQQMDKNLTSPTSSLTKPVMLASGNSVATDGLVDYGVSNDTFSTLQIANESNDKFIVTRADIYENLESIFSIECFAYINLVKNPLYENLDTIYNNDKSYSSIYKYLDKSIKLSIKRPSSTNKNIVPDGSSNDMHFSGIVSDVEYLGVDDETSTNIDKKYFFKFKLTSPLYRLSINRANRIYTDQSILEVVKDILAFNKQRLTKELDFSNIKNNYNKREFIAQYNESDLAFITRICHDSGIYFYEDNEKIYFHDTFILAYSNQNENFTSSDTSSGKEARKVSFNVNLNNNLATEHINKITKSETLKANSFTHSFQNTAYPNVLESKNEKIFDEQVNIYDKHINLDEYSFSDTSLLEVSTYLKKLRSDMLLKEFTASSNVFALNLNDNISVAIDASKGEYEFKIIALKHTYIDESVLENTLNLGDNVPFKDKKFISSYTNEISIIPSSVKFIPSYKQKPKAPDITLGLVVGQDGLNSQNNTIHTDSYGRVKVRLNAFSTQEIIDKDDAINASYHKSAYLRVITPIASNSSGFFAIPRIGDEVIISFLQNDIDNPVVSGSLYNASNTPLVNVDSNYHQTSLSSKTIGANETGINEITLSNLKNKEQIYVKAEKDYDELVNNDFSQTILNDKSSQVHGSYTERVKKAHIQTIDLAKNVNVGGEYLTTVGLSKDTVVGVSNTLNVAVDNNTRVGQDSHEFVGHDKFVEVKSNLNTTIHNDEMKEVKGTKEQNIDGGYKLNSQKGINEFSNEHIVLQANSYIDINAKSNFTTKTAAQHTEIADSKFSNIETTYEVNAKDKIIHQVGSTKVTIEGSSVVIEVAGVKAIFDSRGLRVIGGDIKAL
- a CDS encoding type VI secretion system baseplate subunit TssG encodes the protein MNKELNQASFFKLVKNCLKHQDRRDVFLKNSPSFAYPINELESLNKEDVVKIVVNFMGLLGSGSHLTSYILEKISKSSDNNFEKFFDFFDNYLLWLFFDSISLKNYARSFEKELDDKISKILLDILNISNKKLAKKFLPFSPLIISQRRPKREIEFALQRHFNLKNKLFLLENLPNQIFIAPSNLNSLGIKNKTLGRNFILGKKLFEKQTKIAVYINGIDYEEAIDFFPKRRKFKELQDTLILFTNNEFVADLYIKINYSPKMQLKLGIDESYSKIGLGARLKSNKNMSNFIKFRLCS
- a CDS encoding Hcp family type VI secretion system effector, whose product is MSQPVYIKVKGSTQGLISSGASTEASIGNRYQSGHEDEIMAQEVSHIVTVPTDPQSGQPSGQRVHKPFSFTTSLNKAVPLLYNALTQGERLPEVEIYWYRTSTSGGAEHFFTTKLEDATITDITLVSPNAQDKLNSDKTELFKVSMNYRKIVWEHVAAGTSGSDDWREATKKA